One window from the genome of Nicotiana sylvestris chromosome 9, ASM39365v2, whole genome shotgun sequence encodes:
- the LOC104219752 gene encoding LOB domain-containing protein 11-like, with product MTVKGGTSPACAACKYQRRKCSSECVLAPYFPANQPKMFQNAHRLFGVCNIMKILRQLDDDDQKADAMKSIIFESDMWERFPVYGCVEYICHLRQQLQLALEELHYVYAQLALYREQQQQQLALQRGVTSEIPFVNGISMGPFFTSEGECSEGGPKTNLLGSDSLFGHNSSITFAASDHVIFGFGVRDDHQRDISHEYECLINPFNNIMADDRQSYVETKEACDSSSESSWKDTQSLENLSQNELRNAAACLSLTSRVTL from the exons ATGACAGTCAAAGGTGGGACAAGTCCTGCTTGTGCTGCATGCAAATACCAAAGAAGAAAGTGTTCTTCTGAGTGTGTGTTAGCTCCTTATTTCCCAGCAAATCAGCCTAAAATGTTCCAAAACGCGCATAGGCTCTTCGGTGTATGCAACATTATGAAAATCCTCAGGCAATTGGATGACGACGATCAGAAGGCGGACGCCATGAAATCCATCATCTTTGAGTCAGACATGTGGGAGAGATTCCCCGTCTATGGTTGCGTGGAGTACATTTGTCACCTTCGTCAACAGTTACAACTCGCCCTCGAAGAACTTCATTATGTCTATGCTCAACTCGCCCTCTAcagagaacaacaacaacaacaactagccTTGCAGCGCGGCGTTACTTCTGAAATACCTTTTGTTAATGGTATATCAATGGGTCCATTTTTCACTAGTGAAGGAGAATGTAGTGAAGGTGGGCCAAAAACTAATTTGTTGGGTTCTGATTCTTTATTTGGCCATAATAGTTCAATAACATTTGCAGCTTCAGATCATGTAATATTTGGATTTGGAGTTCGAGATGATCATCAACGAGACATTTCACATGAATATGAGTGCCTAATTAACCCCTTCAACAATATTATGGCTGATGATAGGCAATCTTATGTTGAAACCAAGGAAGCATGTGACTCAAG CTCCGAATCATCTTGGAAGGATACACAATCTCTCGAGAATTTGTCTCAGAATGAGCTGAGGAATGCAGCTGCTTGCCTCAGCCTAACCAGCAGAGTTACCTTGTGA